In Gemmatimonadaceae bacterium, one genomic interval encodes:
- a CDS encoding SPOR domain-containing protein — MTSTAARVPGGAYEGSGRRAAAAVRGYSSVVITSDDLDAAGHVAIGIALAESAYRLVMIGDLVGDLAPLQRLMTDDDPHGIYDSFAFGTSFKKVARTVEGTKNFFFMPGGTDSPATEEILSNGRWRRFASEFASSDELLLLVVGASAPGLDRLIAQLDGVVLVGIPSLSAAPKAVVLARIAHPPVITPPKIDLAPPPRRWTGGMLGAAAAALIAIGAVAGVLIGSRAPERATESVPALAAVDSGVPDSASRPRPPVLQPSNPGDSLMATPFSIEILSSNTAEAANFELQRHRSVMPGATVSLVPVGDTEAAWYKVYAGAFADSADANRLLVSLRRRRIVSNSAGSVVRAPFALLVDSIPSQGGMRSRTSEMVQSLIERSVPAYALMQRDGSARVYAGAFQSAEQSALAATDLRVKGLLPLLAYRTGRTP, encoded by the coding sequence GTGACGTCCACCGCCGCCCGTGTACCTGGCGGGGCGTACGAGGGTTCGGGCCGCCGCGCAGCCGCCGCTGTTCGCGGGTATTCGTCAGTTGTCATCACGTCGGACGATCTGGACGCTGCTGGCCACGTAGCAATCGGAATTGCACTCGCTGAAAGTGCGTACCGTCTCGTCATGATCGGCGACCTCGTGGGAGATCTCGCTCCGTTGCAGCGGTTGATGACGGACGATGACCCACACGGCATTTACGACAGCTTCGCGTTCGGAACGTCGTTTAAAAAAGTCGCGCGTACAGTGGAGGGAACGAAGAATTTCTTTTTTATGCCTGGTGGCACGGACTCCCCGGCTACAGAGGAAATCCTGAGCAACGGACGGTGGAGGCGTTTTGCTTCGGAGTTCGCGAGTTCCGATGAGCTGCTGCTGCTTGTCGTCGGTGCATCCGCTCCCGGTCTCGATCGGCTGATTGCACAGCTCGACGGCGTCGTTCTGGTTGGCATACCGTCGCTGAGCGCTGCCCCCAAGGCTGTCGTTCTCGCAAGAATCGCCCACCCTCCCGTGATTACCCCGCCAAAAATCGATCTGGCGCCGCCGCCCAGGAGGTGGACAGGTGGCATGCTCGGCGCCGCTGCGGCCGCATTGATCGCGATCGGGGCCGTGGCGGGCGTCCTGATAGGGTCCCGGGCACCGGAGCGGGCAACTGAGTCTGTACCGGCTTTGGCCGCTGTCGATTCGGGAGTCCCAGACTCTGCAAGTCGGCCACGGCCGCCGGTATTGCAGCCGTCAAATCCCGGAGATTCGCTCATGGCAACTCCGTTTTCGATCGAGATACTCTCATCCAACACGGCGGAAGCAGCAAACTTCGAGCTTCAGCGTCATCGCTCCGTGATGCCGGGTGCCACGGTTTCGCTGGTGCCCGTTGGCGATACTGAGGCCGCGTGGTACAAGGTGTACGCAGGTGCATTTGCCGACAGCGCCGACGCAAATAGATTGCTCGTGTCCCTGCGCCGGCGGCGGATTGTATCCAATTCGGCTGGGTCGGTTGTGCGTGCGCCGTTTGCGTTGCTGGTGGACAGTATTCCATCACAGGGTGGAATGCGCAGCCGGACGAGCGAGATGGTACAAAGTCTGATCGAGCGGAGTGTCCCGGCATATGCGCTGATGCAGCGCGATGGGAGTGCCCGGGTGTACGCGGGTGCTTTTCAGAGTGCGGAACAGTCTGCCTTGGCGGCCACGGATCTGCGCGTCAAGGGTCTCCTGCCGTTGCTCGCGTATCGAACCGGGAGAACACCCTAG